A section of the Pediococcus inopinatus genome encodes:
- the holB gene encoding DNA polymerase III subunit delta' → MAEEDGIQIAVKEKQPELVEHFAQVIASRKLAHAYLFAGESGIGKDELATWIAMRLFCLNVQNNMPCGKCQECRRISTNQHPDVVVVKPDGQSIKVDQVRFLKSEFTKSAVEGNQKIFIISDADKMTAGAANSLLKFIEEPSPNVTAFLLTTNKNLMLPTIISRTEVVELKPLIPAQFKAQLQKEEITPSLIAMAMNLTNSVVEVKNWLADDWLSQVQSAVSRWFLLAFQKDMRSFVEVQAKIMGLAKTKESQQLILDIVMLYCREALILKVNPNNLRLSFPNQDEQIKQGLTNKSESSLMAATEQALQAKNLMNRNVSFQNVLEALTIRLCRIY, encoded by the coding sequence ATGGCTGAAGAAGATGGAATCCAAATTGCGGTTAAAGAAAAGCAACCAGAATTAGTTGAACATTTTGCACAGGTCATCGCGTCACGAAAGCTGGCCCATGCTTATTTGTTTGCTGGTGAATCGGGCATTGGAAAAGACGAGTTAGCAACCTGGATTGCGATGCGTCTTTTTTGTTTAAATGTACAAAACAACATGCCCTGTGGAAAGTGTCAGGAATGTCGAAGGATCAGTACAAACCAGCATCCGGATGTGGTGGTTGTGAAACCAGATGGTCAAAGTATAAAGGTTGATCAAGTCCGATTTTTGAAATCTGAGTTTACAAAAAGTGCGGTTGAAGGTAATCAAAAGATATTTATTATTTCTGATGCTGATAAAATGACTGCAGGTGCAGCAAATAGCCTCTTAAAATTTATTGAGGAACCAAGCCCAAATGTGACTGCTTTTCTTTTGACAACCAATAAGAACCTGATGCTACCAACCATCATCTCACGAACAGAAGTAGTAGAATTGAAACCATTGATACCAGCTCAATTTAAGGCCCAATTGCAAAAAGAGGAGATTACGCCAAGTTTAATAGCCATGGCGATGAATCTAACTAACAGTGTGGTTGAAGTTAAAAATTGGTTAGCCGATGATTGGTTATCACAAGTTCAATCAGCGGTTAGTCGCTGGTTTCTATTGGCTTTTCAAAAAGATATGCGGTCCTTCGTCGAGGTTCAGGCGAAAATCATGGGATTAGCAAAAACTAAAGAAAGTCAGCAGTTAATTTTAGATATCGTCATGTTATATTGTCGTGAAGCTTTAATTTTAAAAGTAAACCCCAACAATTTACGGTTAAGTTTTCCAAATCAAGATGAACAAATAAAGCAGGGACTTACCAACAAATCAGAAAGCAGTTTAATGGCAGCAACTGAGCAAGCTTTACAGGCTAAGAATTTAATGAATCGTAATGTAAGTTTTCAAAATGTCTTGGAAGCACTAACCATTAGATTATGTCGTATTTATTGA
- the rsmI gene encoding 16S rRNA (cytidine(1402)-2'-O)-methyltransferase, giving the protein MQSQKSFAKNQASGTLYLVPTPIGNLGDMTYRAVEILKEVDVIASEDTRNTQKLLNHFEIETKQISFHEYNTHERVPELVERLKKGETIAQVSDAGMPSISDPGHDLVVACIEQDITVVPLPGANAALTALIASGLVPQPFYFFGFLNRKPVDQKRQLEKLANKEETLIFYEAPHRLKKTLTNMAGILGTDRSAVLCRELTKKFEEFLRGTLAELLEWASNNEIRGEFVVIVEGNSHAVVAGEELPEIPVEDQITNLISAGEKPTVAIKKVAKLRGLKKQDVYATYHHLNNDNSKNS; this is encoded by the coding sequence GTGCAATCACAAAAAAGCTTTGCAAAAAATCAGGCTAGTGGAACGCTGTATTTAGTGCCCACCCCAATTGGCAATCTTGGAGATATGACCTATCGGGCAGTTGAAATATTGAAGGAAGTAGATGTTATTGCTTCTGAAGATACGCGGAATACCCAAAAGTTATTAAATCATTTTGAAATTGAAACGAAACAAATTAGTTTTCATGAATATAACACCCATGAACGTGTCCCTGAATTAGTTGAACGTTTAAAAAAAGGGGAGACCATTGCGCAAGTGAGTGATGCAGGAATGCCATCAATTAGTGATCCTGGGCATGATTTGGTAGTGGCCTGTATTGAACAAGACATTACAGTTGTTCCTTTGCCAGGAGCTAACGCAGCGTTGACCGCCTTGATTGCCTCCGGATTAGTTCCGCAACCATTTTATTTCTTTGGCTTTCTAAATCGAAAACCGGTTGACCAAAAACGTCAATTGGAAAAGCTTGCAAATAAAGAAGAAACGCTTATTTTTTATGAAGCTCCACACCGTTTGAAAAAGACGCTGACCAATATGGCTGGTATCTTGGGTACAGATCGTTCGGCAGTATTGTGTCGAGAGCTAACTAAAAAATTTGAAGAGTTTCTTCGTGGAACTTTGGCAGAACTGTTGGAATGGGCTAGTAATAATGAAATTCGCGGCGAATTTGTTGTGATTGTGGAAGGTAACAGCCATGCAGTTGTAGCAGGTGAAGAATTACCAGAAATTCCTGTTGAAGATCAAATCACTAATTTGATTAGCGCGGGTGAGAAACCAACCGTAGCAATAAAAAAGGTTGCTAAATTACGCGGGCTGAAAAAGCAAGATGTTTATGCAACATACCACCATTTAAACAATGACAATTCGAAAAATAGTTAG
- a CDS encoding acyl-[acyl-carrier-protein] thioesterase, with translation MAGKKFSEEHRLVYYDGDRTSRASMPMLINLMVLASEDQSELLGVGTSEVLKYGVGWVVTQYSIQINALPEIGTTIRLSTEATAHNKFFCERHFGIEDEAGQPLITANSNFVQMNHETRKMGKLIPALIDPYGSDEVKRLARLPRVQKITDGQELLTKQYSVRYFDLDTNGHVNNSHYFEWLLDVLPADFLQTHMPTNLNIQYHKEIQYGHTVVSEVGKTTGENGETKTLHRMSVNGEVYCEADCTWSSIAN, from the coding sequence ATGGCAGGAAAAAAATTTAGCGAAGAACATAGATTGGTTTATTACGATGGTGATCGAACCTCGCGAGCATCAATGCCAATGCTAATCAACTTAATGGTTTTAGCTTCAGAAGACCAAAGTGAACTTTTGGGAGTTGGAACATCAGAAGTCTTAAAATATGGCGTGGGTTGGGTAGTTACGCAGTATTCGATCCAAATAAATGCTTTACCTGAGATTGGGACGACAATTCGTTTGTCAACCGAAGCCACTGCCCACAATAAGTTTTTTTGCGAGCGTCATTTTGGCATTGAAGACGAAGCAGGCCAACCACTTATCACTGCTAACAGTAATTTTGTCCAAATGAACCATGAAACACGTAAGATGGGGAAATTAATTCCGGCATTGATTGACCCATACGGAAGTGATGAGGTTAAACGATTAGCTCGGTTACCACGGGTTCAAAAGATTACGGATGGACAAGAACTGCTAACCAAACAATATTCTGTTCGTTATTTTGATTTAGATACCAACGGCCACGTAAACAACTCACATTATTTTGAGTGGCTTTTGGATGTTTTACCGGCTGATTTTTTGCAAACTCACATGCCAACTAATTTAAATATTCAATATCATAAAGAAATTCAGTATGGACATACGGTAGTGAGTGAAGTGGGAAAAACAACTGGTGAAAATGGTGAAACAAAGACGCTACATAGGATGTCAGTTAATGGCGAAGTCTATTGTGAAGCGGATTGTACTTGGAGCTCAATAGCTAACTAA
- the recR gene encoding recombination mediator RecR codes for MQYPEPIAKLIDSYMKLPGIGEKSATRLAFFTINMDQDDVTEFAKALVSAKRDLHFCSICGNITEDDPCEICRDKSRDQGTLLVVEDPKDVMSMEEMKEYHGLYHVLQGVLSPMEGKGPEDLNISSLLKRLQTNKAVKEVIVATNATPEGEATAMYLSRLIKPAGIKVTRLAHGLSVGSDIEYADQMTLFKAVEGRTEM; via the coding sequence ATGCAATATCCAGAGCCAATTGCGAAATTAATTGATAGTTATATGAAGCTGCCAGGAATCGGCGAAAAGAGTGCAACTAGATTAGCATTCTTCACGATTAATATGGATCAAGATGATGTGACAGAGTTCGCTAAGGCATTGGTTTCGGCAAAACGTGATCTTCATTTTTGCAGTATTTGTGGAAATATTACCGAAGATGATCCTTGTGAAATCTGTCGAGATAAATCGCGTGATCAAGGGACCTTATTGGTAGTTGAGGATCCTAAAGATGTGATGTCAATGGAAGAAATGAAAGAGTATCATGGCCTTTACCATGTCCTTCAGGGAGTCCTTTCACCTATGGAAGGCAAAGGACCAGAAGATTTGAATATTTCAAGTTTGCTTAAACGGCTTCAAACAAATAAAGCGGTCAAAGAAGTTATTGTAGCAACTAATGCAACTCCAGAGGGTGAAGCGACAGCGATGTACTTGTCACGACTTATCAAGCCAGCTGGAATTAAAGTAACCAGATTAGCGCATGGTTTATCGGTTGGTAGTGATATTGAATATGCGGATCAGATGACTTTGTTCAAAGCTGTAGAAGGCCGTACAGAGATGTAA
- a CDS encoding cyclic-di-AMP receptor has translation MKLIIAIVQDKDANQLSDEFIDANIRATKLSTTGGFLKSGNTTYMIAIDEKRVDEVLAMVKEASHSREEFMTPPVNLDASMEGTTAYPVKVQVGGATVFVMPIEQFQQF, from the coding sequence ATGAAATTAATTATTGCAATTGTTCAAGATAAGGATGCCAATCAATTAAGCGATGAATTTATCGATGCAAATATTCGGGCAACAAAATTATCAACAACAGGTGGTTTTCTAAAATCAGGAAATACAACTTACATGATTGCGATTGATGAAAAACGAGTTGATGAAGTATTGGCAATGGTCAAAGAGGCTTCCCATAGTCGTGAGGAATTCATGACACCACCGGTCAATTTGGATGCTAGTATGGAAGGCACAACTGCTTATCCTGTGAAGGTTCAAGTTGGTGGAGCAACGGTGTTTGTCATGCCAATTGAGCAATTTCAACAATTCTAA
- a CDS encoding YbaB/EbfC family nucleoid-associated protein, producing the protein MRGGMGNMQNMMRQMQKMQKKVTEEQESLDTTEFTGVAPDDMVKVTFTGDKTMKDIAIKPEAVDPDDVDMLQDLVVAAVNDAMTKITDETNKTMGKYTKGLPKM; encoded by the coding sequence ATGCGCGGTGGAATGGGAAATATGCAAAACATGATGCGTCAAATGCAAAAGATGCAGAAAAAAGTTACTGAGGAACAAGAAAGCTTAGATACAACGGAATTTACTGGTGTTGCACCAGACGACATGGTTAAGGTCACTTTTACGGGTGATAAGACTATGAAAGACATCGCCATTAAGCCTGAAGCAGTTGATCCAGATGATGTGGATATGTTACAAGACTTGGTTGTTGCCGCTGTAAATGATGCGATGACTAAGATTACTGATGAAACAAACAAAACGATGGGCAAATACACTAAAGGTTTGCCAAAAATGTAA
- the tmk gene encoding dTMP kinase, whose amino-acid sequence MTGKFISFEGPDGAGKTTALNTIVADLKPQLKTQLVVTREPGGNRISEAIRSVILDRQNTEMDDRTEALLYAAARRQHIVETIEPALKANKLILCDRYIDSSVAYQGAGREIGEQEVYQMNLFATAGLLPDLTIYFDIPSEIGLKRIMTHRTDEINRLDVEKLSFHKRVRASYLKIAKENPERIKVIDATQSKEKVVSEVETIIRQSNSEFFNESGE is encoded by the coding sequence GTGACAGGAAAATTTATTTCATTTGAAGGCCCAGATGGCGCAGGAAAAACAACAGCTTTGAATACGATTGTGGCAGACTTAAAACCTCAGTTAAAAACGCAGCTGGTTGTGACTCGTGAACCAGGCGGTAACCGAATCTCTGAAGCCATTCGTAGTGTTATTTTGGATCGCCAGAATACAGAAATGGATGACCGTACAGAGGCATTACTTTATGCGGCCGCTCGGCGACAACACATTGTAGAGACGATTGAGCCGGCATTAAAAGCCAACAAGCTAATTTTATGCGATCGCTACATTGACAGTTCGGTGGCGTATCAAGGAGCTGGTCGCGAGATTGGTGAACAGGAAGTCTATCAAATGAACCTTTTTGCCACGGCTGGTTTACTTCCTGATTTGACGATTTACTTTGACATTCCTTCAGAGATTGGTCTGAAACGCATTATGACGCACCGGACGGATGAAATTAATCGTTTAGATGTTGAAAAATTATCTTTTCATAAACGGGTTCGAGCGTCTTATTTAAAAATTGCCAAAGAAAATCCTGAGCGTATCAAAGTGATAGACGCAACGCAAAGTAAAGAAAAAGTTGTTTCAGAAGTTGAAACAATTATTCGGCAATCTAATTCAGAGTTTTTCAATGAGTCAGGAGAGTGA
- the tadA gene encoding tRNA adenosine(34) deaminase TadA: MQNKLSPNQELYFMSLALEEARKAKFMGEVPIGAIIVHKNQIVGRGHNLREQNQDATAHAEVLAIQDACRTLKSWRLWDCQLFVTVEPCMMCSGAIINSQLPEIYFGTRDPKAGTVQSLYQLLNDQRLNHQVRVYEGLFQRESSQIMQDFFREIRLRRKKLKKSKQISRNF, from the coding sequence ATGCAGAATAAACTGTCGCCAAACCAAGAGCTTTATTTTATGAGCTTGGCGTTGGAAGAAGCACGCAAGGCAAAATTCATGGGTGAGGTGCCAATTGGGGCAATCATTGTCCACAAAAATCAAATTGTTGGCCGTGGTCACAACTTAAGAGAACAGAATCAAGACGCAACTGCGCATGCAGAAGTTTTGGCAATTCAAGATGCTTGCCGAACCTTAAAAAGTTGGCGGTTATGGGATTGTCAATTGTTTGTTACTGTTGAGCCGTGCATGATGTGCAGTGGAGCAATCATTAATTCACAGCTGCCAGAAATTTATTTTGGAACCCGAGATCCAAAAGCTGGCACAGTTCAAAGCTTGTATCAGCTTTTGAATGATCAACGCTTAAACCATCAAGTACGGGTTTATGAAGGACTTTTTCAAAGAGAATCAAGCCAAATTATGCAAGATTTTTTTCGTGAAATTCGGCTTCGAAGAAAAAAGCTTAAAAAAAGTAAACAAATTAGTAGAAATTTTTAG
- a CDS encoding DNA replication initiation control protein YabA, with amino-acid sequence MNKREIYESFDGLQEESQKMSDQIQELQNGLTEILEENAELVIENEHLREQLSKYEQSSKNEDPKSTKHGLSKSRKNLEKLYGRGYHVCNEWFGRHRENNEPCAFCLDVIYGDR; translated from the coding sequence GTGAACAAACGAGAGATATACGAAAGCTTCGATGGTCTTCAAGAAGAATCACAAAAAATGTCAGACCAGATTCAGGAATTACAAAATGGTTTGACGGAGATTCTTGAAGAAAATGCTGAATTGGTTATCGAAAATGAGCATTTGCGTGAGCAATTAAGCAAATATGAGCAATCGTCAAAAAACGAAGATCCCAAAAGTACTAAGCACGGTCTTTCTAAATCTCGAAAAAACTTAGAAAAATTATATGGTCGCGGATATCACGTGTGCAATGAATGGTTTGGCAGACACCGTGAAAATAACGAACCGTGTGCTTTTTGCCTTGATGTTATTTACGGTGATCGGTAA
- a CDS encoding class I SAM-dependent methyltransferase: MTDYYYTQNPDALHEKTQWQFKLLSQNLTFNSDSGVFSKRTIDFGTRTLLDAVDLKDLSHGDVLDVGCGYGPIGLAIAKAVPEIHVDLVDVNLRALDLCKQNAEQNGIQNVTIWESDTYEAVSKKDYHTILSNPPVRAGKTVVTKILTDAFAHLQVGGSLMIVLQKKQGAPSAKKTMTHVFGNAEIVLKQKGYYIIKSVKEQEDNAE; encoded by the coding sequence ATGACTGATTATTATTATACACAAAATCCGGATGCTTTACATGAAAAAACACAATGGCAATTTAAATTGCTTTCTCAAAATTTAACTTTCAATTCAGACAGTGGCGTTTTTTCTAAACGAACCATCGATTTTGGAACCCGAACGTTATTGGATGCGGTTGATTTGAAAGATCTGAGTCATGGAGATGTCTTGGATGTTGGTTGTGGTTATGGGCCAATTGGATTAGCAATCGCGAAGGCGGTGCCAGAAATTCACGTTGATCTTGTTGATGTAAATTTAAGGGCACTTGATTTATGCAAACAAAACGCTGAGCAAAATGGCATTCAAAATGTCACAATCTGGGAATCAGATACTTATGAAGCAGTTTCTAAAAAAGATTATCACACGATATTATCCAATCCACCGGTGCGGGCAGGTAAAACAGTTGTAACCAAAATCTTAACGGATGCTTTTGCACATTTGCAGGTGGGAGGCTCATTAATGATCGTTTTGCAAAAAAAGCAAGGCGCACCTTCAGCAAAAAAAACGATGACCCACGTATTTGGCAATGCAGAGATTGTTTTAAAACAAAAAGGTTACTACATTATTAAGAGCGTGAAAGAGCAGGAAGACAATGCAGAATAA
- the nrdE gene encoding class 1b ribonucleoside-diphosphate reductase subunit alpha, producing the protein MSLKNLKDVTYYDLNNEINIPVNNQIPLNKDHEALAAFLKENVNPNTKQFDSLQDRFDYLIKNDYIEEDSIKKYSPEFLQKLYDFLNSQNFHFQSFMAAYKFYAQYALKTNDNSYYLEHFVDRVAMNATYFADGDEDLAMSIADEIIHQRYQPATPSFLNAGRKQRGELVSCFLIQATDDMNAIGRTINSALQLSKLGGGVGINLSNLREAGAPIKGIEGAASGVVPVMKLLEDSFSYANQLGQRQGAGVVYLNIFHPDIISFLSAKKENADEKIRVKTLSLGVVVPDKFYDLARHDEDMYLFSPYSVEKVYGKPFSYVDISAEYDNMVANPAITKTKMKARDLENELSKLQQESGYPYVVNVDTANRDNPIYGKIVMSNLCSEIMQVQSPSEINDKQEYTTMGTDISCNLGSTNIVNMMNTPNFGHSVETMVRALTFVTDHSNISVVPSIQNGNALAHTIGLGAMGLHGYLAKNHMYYGNVDSLDFTSVYFMLLNYWTLKASNEIARERHETFHNFEKSKYADGSYFDKYVSKDWGPKTEKAKALFETIDIPTQADWQALKEAVMKDGLYHQNRMAVAPTGSISYINDATASLQPIVNRVEERQEKKIGKIYFPAPYLDNSTLKYYQSAYDIDMRKVVDIYAAAQQHVDQGMSMTFFMRSTIPEGMYEWKDGRTNKMTTRDLNILRNYAYNKGIKSIYYIRTFTDNDGEVGVNQCESCSI; encoded by the coding sequence ATGAGTCTTAAGAACCTTAAAGATGTCACATACTACGATTTAAATAACGAAATAAATATTCCAGTTAACAATCAAATTCCCTTGAACAAGGACCATGAAGCTCTAGCTGCATTCTTAAAAGAAAACGTCAATCCTAACACCAAGCAATTTGATTCATTACAAGACCGATTCGACTATCTAATTAAAAATGACTACATAGAGGAGGACTCAATTAAGAAATATTCTCCTGAATTTCTGCAAAAGCTTTACGATTTTTTGAATTCCCAAAATTTTCATTTTCAATCTTTTATGGCTGCTTACAAGTTCTACGCTCAGTATGCCTTAAAAACTAACGACAACAGCTATTATTTGGAACACTTCGTAGATCGAGTTGCCATGAACGCAACCTACTTTGCGGACGGTGACGAAGATCTAGCTATGTCAATCGCTGATGAGATTATTCACCAACGTTATCAACCTGCTACGCCAAGTTTCTTAAATGCTGGTAGAAAACAACGGGGCGAACTTGTTTCTTGTTTCTTAATTCAAGCAACTGATGATATGAATGCTATTGGCCGAACAATTAACTCTGCACTGCAACTTTCCAAACTCGGTGGTGGTGTCGGAATCAACTTAAGTAATTTGCGAGAAGCTGGTGCCCCTATTAAAGGTATTGAAGGCGCTGCTAGTGGCGTTGTCCCTGTTATGAAACTGTTAGAAGATAGTTTTTCCTACGCAAATCAACTAGGCCAACGTCAAGGTGCCGGCGTTGTTTATCTCAATATTTTCCATCCTGATATTATTTCCTTTTTGTCTGCTAAAAAAGAAAACGCTGATGAAAAAATCCGTGTCAAAACCCTTTCCCTGGGTGTTGTGGTGCCTGATAAGTTCTATGACCTCGCGCGTCATGATGAGGACATGTACTTATTCAGTCCTTACTCTGTTGAAAAAGTTTACGGAAAACCTTTCTCTTATGTAGATATTTCTGCCGAATATGACAATATGGTAGCTAATCCAGCAATCACTAAAACAAAGATGAAAGCCCGTGATCTGGAAAACGAGCTTTCTAAATTACAACAAGAATCAGGCTATCCTTACGTAGTGAACGTTGATACAGCCAATCGCGACAACCCAATTTACGGGAAAATTGTGATGAGTAATCTGTGTTCTGAAATCATGCAGGTTCAATCGCCATCTGAAATCAATGACAAACAAGAATACACAACAATGGGAACCGACATTAGCTGTAACCTTGGTTCCACAAATATTGTTAATATGATGAATACCCCTAACTTTGGTCATTCTGTTGAGACAATGGTCCGCGCCTTAACTTTTGTTACCGATCATTCTAATATCAGTGTTGTCCCTTCCATTCAAAATGGAAACGCACTTGCTCACACAATTGGCCTTGGCGCCATGGGCTTACATGGTTATTTAGCTAAGAACCACATGTACTATGGAAATGTAGACTCTCTTGATTTTACAAGTGTTTATTTCATGCTCCTTAACTACTGGACCTTAAAAGCTTCCAACGAAATTGCACGCGAACGTCATGAAACTTTCCACAATTTTGAAAAAAGTAAATATGCAGACGGTAGTTACTTTGATAAATATGTTTCCAAAGATTGGGGTCCAAAGACTGAAAAGGCAAAGGCTTTATTTGAAACAATTGATATCCCAACTCAAGCCGATTGGCAAGCACTAAAAGAAGCTGTTATGAAAGATGGCCTCTATCACCAAAATCGGATGGCGGTTGCACCAACTGGCTCGATTTCTTACATTAACGACGCCACCGCTAGTCTCCAACCAATTGTTAACCGAGTTGAAGAACGTCAAGAAAAGAAAATTGGTAAAATTTATTTTCCAGCTCCATATCTTGATAACAGCACTTTAAAATATTATCAATCCGCTTATGATATCGACATGCGTAAAGTTGTTGACATTTATGCTGCAGCTCAACAACACGTAGATCAAGGGATGAGCATGACTTTCTTCATGCGTTCAACCATTCCAGAGGGTATGTATGAATGGAAAGATGGCCGGACAAATAAAATGACCACGAGAGATTTGAACATTCTCCGAAACTATGCTTATAATAAGGGAATTAAATCAATTTATTATATTCGGACTTTCACTGACAACGACGGTGAAGTCGGAGTTAACCAATGTGAAAGTTGCTCAATCTAA
- a CDS encoding redoxin NrdH produces MSEVTIYTKNNCMQCKMTKRFLSEHNIPFKERNINTNPDYIDYLKSRGFQAVPVVESNGNEPIAGFRPDVLKQLAI; encoded by the coding sequence ATGAGTGAAGTAACTATTTATACAAAAAACAACTGTATGCAATGTAAGATGACAAAACGTTTCTTAAGTGAACACAATATTCCCTTTAAAGAACGGAACATTAATACAAATCCTGATTACATTGATTATTTAAAATCTCGCGGATTTCAAGCCGTTCCCGTAGTTGAATCCAATGGTAACGAACCAATTGCCGGATTTCGACCTGATGTTTTAAAACAACTTGCTATCTAA
- the dnaX gene encoding DNA polymerase III subunit gamma/tau, with protein sequence MSYQALYRVWRPQRFDEIVGQQVITQTLKNALITDQTSHAYLFTGPRGTGKTSAAKIFAKAINCRYLKDGEPCNECATCKAITQGRLNDVIEIDAASNNGVEEIRDIRDKAKYAPTEADYKIYIIDEVHMLSTGAFNALLKTLEEPPANVVFILATTEPQKIPLTIISRTQRFDFRRISTKDSYDRMVYILQQKKITFDEKALMVIAKAAEGGMRDALSILDQTLSFGDNEITLKNALQVTGSVNHDLLNSYVQNVSDQEVTSALNTLEKVLAEGKDANRFIEDLINFCRNLLLYQQDPSLIVDQALGDVDDQFKSFAASLTAERIYQMIDHLNDTQQQMRFTTHPDVYMEVLTIKLAEPAKQNIQMPENENRQPKTATEGELDHLQEEIKKLTDQVKKLEGQSQAPAKEAKPNGAARGTTGKRKQAVKPNLTKIYPVLANATKQNLVQLKEIWPDLMAMLSVTQRALMHVAQPVAASEKGAVIAFNYAFLYEQAADDGDLRQLLSEDIDKLVGHDLKIAYVDAEQWPEIRTSYIQQHKDDLQNNEADSNEENAEGMPTDEDSPASQSEQDPVVTQAEALFGSEAVEIRND encoded by the coding sequence ATGAGCTATCAGGCTTTATATCGCGTTTGGCGTCCACAACGGTTTGACGAAATTGTGGGACAGCAAGTGATTACGCAAACATTAAAAAATGCTTTAATTACTGATCAAACTAGTCACGCTTATTTGTTTACGGGTCCGCGTGGAACTGGGAAAACTTCGGCTGCCAAGATTTTTGCCAAGGCAATTAACTGCCGTTATTTAAAAGATGGTGAGCCCTGTAATGAATGTGCAACTTGTAAAGCAATTACGCAAGGGCGCTTAAACGATGTCATTGAAATCGATGCTGCTTCCAATAATGGCGTGGAAGAAATTCGAGATATTCGTGATAAAGCCAAGTATGCGCCTACTGAAGCAGACTACAAAATTTACATTATTGATGAAGTCCATATGCTGTCCACGGGGGCTTTCAATGCTTTGTTAAAAACTTTGGAAGAACCGCCAGCTAATGTCGTGTTTATTTTAGCAACAACGGAGCCACAAAAGATTCCGCTAACGATCATCTCCAGAACACAACGGTTTGATTTCCGAAGAATCTCAACTAAAGATAGCTACGACCGAATGGTTTACATTTTGCAACAAAAAAAGATTACATTTGATGAGAAAGCGTTGATGGTTATTGCTAAAGCAGCAGAAGGCGGTATGCGGGATGCACTTAGCATCTTGGATCAGACCCTGTCGTTTGGTGATAATGAAATCACCCTGAAAAATGCCTTGCAAGTGACAGGGAGCGTCAATCATGATCTCTTGAATTCATATGTTCAAAATGTTTCTGATCAGGAGGTTACTTCGGCTCTGAATACCCTTGAAAAAGTGCTGGCGGAAGGCAAGGATGCTAATCGGTTTATTGAAGATCTCATCAATTTCTGTCGAAACCTTTTGCTATATCAACAAGATCCGTCGCTGATAGTTGATCAAGCGTTAGGTGATGTAGATGACCAATTCAAGTCATTTGCGGCCTCACTAACTGCTGAGCGTATCTATCAAATGATTGATCATTTAAACGATACTCAGCAACAAATGCGGTTTACCACTCATCCAGATGTTTATATGGAAGTTTTAACGATTAAATTGGCAGAGCCAGCAAAGCAGAACATCCAAATGCCTGAAAATGAGAATCGGCAACCAAAGACAGCTACTGAAGGTGAATTGGATCATTTACAAGAAGAAATTAAAAAATTAACGGATCAAGTTAAGAAGTTAGAGGGACAAAGTCAGGCGCCAGCAAAAGAGGCTAAACCAAATGGGGCAGCACGCGGGACTACTGGCAAGCGAAAGCAGGCTGTGAAACCTAATTTAACAAAGATTTATCCAGTTTTAGCCAACGCAACGAAACAAAATTTGGTACAATTAAAAGAGATATGGCCAGATCTTATGGCAATGTTGAGTGTCACACAGAGAGCCTTGATGCATGTGGCTCAACCAGTGGCAGCTAGTGAAAAAGGAGCTGTAATCGCCTTTAACTACGCTTTCTTGTATGAACAAGCAGCGGATGATGGAGATTTACGTCAACTTTTGAGCGAAGATATTGACAAACTAGTAGGTCATGATTTAAAAATTGCTTATGTTGATGCTGAGCAATGGCCAGAAATTCGAACAAGTTATATTCAGCAACATAAAGATGATTTACAGAATAATGAAGCTGATTCAAATGAGGAAAATGCTGAAGGGATGCCGACAGATGAGGATTCTCCAGCTTCCCAGTCTGAACAAGACCCAGTAGTTACTCAAGCTGAAGCCTTATTTGGGTCAGAAGCAGTCGAAATTAGAAACGATTAG